From Saccopteryx leptura isolate mSacLep1 chromosome 3, mSacLep1_pri_phased_curated, whole genome shotgun sequence, one genomic window encodes:
- the ZSCAN20 gene encoding zinc finger and SCAN domain-containing protein 20 isoform X2, whose product MAVALDSRARASPPPELEELLIVKLEEDAWRSESRPQEKDRSPVPGPEASRQRFRQFQYRDASGPHEAFSQLWALCCRWLRPEVHLKEQILELLVLEQFLTILPREVQAWVQARHPENGEEAVALVEDWHREAQAAGQQEPESCREETRSLKDSQSFQLQSADHWPKRQSQRQWVCHLGPDLPEHLDTKMAPQALKESAVLTPRVPTLPKMGSVGDWEVAAESQEAPGPGKHAEKKFHKDAPGDNCGNGVSLGVLVSKPNIISQQEQEPEFWGLSLTHSGKSAADYSLDKEPVKPSPALAWRDAKAWEDQFPWDVEDMKVSGVHWGYEETKTFLAILSESPFSEKLRTCHQNRQVYRAIAERLRARGFLRTLEQCRYRVKNLLRNYRKAKSSHPPGTCPFYEELEALVRARTAIRAASGPGEAVELPRLGDSDAEAEEQEEGSWEPEETAEACNGDDLATGKSAQGPRIPGGPALFQSRIGVHWGYEETKAFLTILSESPFSEKLRTCHQNSQVYRAIAERLCAQGFLRTLEQCRYRFKNLLRSYRKAKSSHPPGTCPFYEELDSLVRARTAVRAVGPVREAVGLPVSGPSSTEADDQEAWDEMADEDAIKPPTPGPKTPDTGFEMRHEEEDQSSEQDIFEDLPGALSKCTTDIVCHPHEWGESSENENGEELSGILPQEQWEECSSEEDLEKLIDHQGLYLAEKPYKCDTCVKSFSRTSQFITHQRTHIGEKPYKCFKCGKSFSDRSNLNTHQRIHTGEKPYRCLECGKSFSDHSNLVTHQRIHTGLKPYKCGECWKSFNQSSNLLKHQRIHLGGNSDHCSEPRENFGQNASFSAHWRNLTEETSDQPQNAINNLNSPGPHSTTSGEKLYQCSECGRTFSKSSALISHQRIHTGEKPYECAECGKSFSKSSTLANHQRTHTGEKPYKCTDCGKCFSERSKLITHQRVHTGEKPYKCLECGKFFRDRSNLITHQRIHTGEKPYKCRECGKCFNQSSSLIIHQRIHTGEKPYKCLECGKDFNNSSHFSAHRRTHVGGKVS is encoded by the exons ATGGCTGTAGCCCTGGACTCCCGGGCCCGGGCCTCTCCCCCACCAGAGCTGGAGGAACTCCTGATTGTGAAACTGGAGGAGGATGCGTGGAGATCAGAATCCAGACCTCAGGAGAAGGACCGCAGCCCTGTCCCTGGCCCTGAGGCCTCCCGCCAGCGCTTCCGGCAGTTCCAGTACAGGGATGCCTCCGGCCCCCACGAGGCCTTCAGCCAGCTCTGGGCGCTCTGCTGTCGCTGGCTGAGGCCGGAGGTCCATCTCAAAGAACAGATCCTGGAGCTACTGGTGCTAGAGCAGTTCCTGACCATCTTACCCAGGGAGGTGCAGGCCTGGGTGCAGGCGCGGCACCCCGAGAACGGCGAGGAGGCGGTGGCCCTGGTGGAGGATTGGCACCGAGAGGCCCAGGCTGCAGGACAGCAG GAACCAGAATCGTGCAGAGAAGAAACCAGGTCCTTAAAGGACTCTCAGAGCTTTCAGCTGCAGTCAGCGGACCACTGGCCTAAGCGACAGTCCCAGAGGCAGTGGGTATGCCATCTAGGCCCTGATCTTCCCGAGCATCTGGACACCAAGATGGCGCCCCAGGCCTTGAAAGAGAGTG CTGTCCTCACTCCCCGAGTCCCTACTCTCCCAAAGATGGGGAGCGTTGGCGATTGGGAGGTGGCAGCTGAGTCACAG GAAGCCCCAGGCCCTGGCAAACATGCTGAGAAGAAGTTTCACAAGGACGCCCCAGGAGACAACTGTGGGAACGGTGTGTCCCTGG GAGTTCTAGTTTCAAAACCAAATATTATCTCCCAGCAAGAGCAGGAACCAGAATTTTGGGGTCTGAGTCTTACACATTCTGGAAAAAGCGCTGCAGATTACAGCCTGGATAAGGAGCCAGTAAAACCATCTCCAGCATTGGCCTGGAGGGACGCAAAGGCCTGGGAAGATCAGTTCCCGTGGGACGTGGAGGACATGAAGGTGTCAGGTGTGCACTGGGGCTACGAGGAGACCAAGACTTTCCTGGCAATTCTGAGTGAGTCCCCTTTCTCTGAAAAGCTCCGGACCTGTCACCAGAACCGCCAGGTGTACCGGGCCATTGCAGAGCGGCTGAGGGCGCGGGGCTTCCTGCGGACCCTGGAGCAGTGTCGCTACAGGGTCAAAAACCTCCTACGGAATTACCGGAAAGCCAAGAGCAGCCACCCACCGGGGACCTGCCCTTTCTACGAGGAACTGGAGGCCTTGGTGAGGGCGCGGACGGCCATCAGGGCTGCCAGCGGCCCAGGCGAGGCTGTGGAGCTCCCCAGGCTGGGGGACAGTGACGCAGAGGCggaagagcaggaggaagggagctgggagcCAGAGGAAACGGCAGAGGCCTGTAATGGCGATGACCTGGCCACTGGCAAGTCCGCCCAGGGGCCCAGGATTCCAGGCGGCCCGGCTCTATTCCAGAGTCGCATAG GTGTGCACTGGGGCTACGAGGAGACCAAGGCCTTCCTGACCATTCTCAGTGAGTCCCCCTTCTCTGAAAAGCTCCGGACCTGTCACCAGAACAGCCAGGTGTACCGGGCCATTGCAGAGCGGCTGTGTGCACAGGGCTTCCTGCGGACCCTGGAGCAGTGTCGCTACAGATTCAAAAACCTCCTTCGAAGCTACCGGAAAGCCAAGAGCAGCCACCCACCGGGGACCTGCCCCTTCTACGAGGAACTGGACTCGCTGGTGAGGGCGCGGACTGCAGTCAGAGCCGTGGGGCCCGTCAGGGAGGCAGTGGGTCTCCCTGTATCTGGGCCGAGCAGTACAGAGGCTGACGACCAGGAGGCCTGGGATGAGATGGCAGATGAAGATGCCATCAAACCTCCAACCCCAGGTCCTAAAACTCCAGACACTG GTTTTGAGATGAGGCATGAGGAAGAAGACCAGAGTTCAGAGCAGGATATTTTTGAGGATTTGCCTGGAGCACTATCAAAATGTACTACAGACATTGTTTGCCACCCACACGAGTGGGGGGAAAGcagtgaaaatgaaaatggagaagagcTGTCAGGAATTCTACCACAGGAACAGTGGGAAGAATGTTCTTCTGAAGAGGACTTAGAAAAACTGATTGACCATCAAGGCCTGTATCTGGCAGAGAAACCCTACAAGTGTGACACATGCGTGAAAAGCTTCAGTCGGACCTCCCAGTTCATTACCCACCAGCGGACACACATAGGGGAGAAGCCCTACAAGTGCTTCAAATGTGGGAAAAGCTTTAGTGACCGCTCCAACCTCAATACCCACCAGAGAatccacactggagagaagccctaCAGATGCCTCGAATGTGGGAAAAGCTTTAGTGACCACTCCAACCTTGTCACCCACCAGAGAATCCACACAGGGCTAAAGCCCTATAAATGTGGGGAATGTTGGAAGAGCTTCAACCAGAGCTCAAACCTTCTGAAACACCAGAGGATCCACTTGGGAGGAAATTCTGATCATTGTAGTGAACCCAGGGAAAACTTTGGCCAAAATGCATCCTTTAGTGCTCACTGGAGGAACTTAACAGAGGAGACATCTGACCAGCCTCAGAATGCTATTAATAATTTGAATTCTCCTGGACCACACAGTACCACCTCGGGGGAGAAGCTTTATCAGTGTTCTGAATGTGGAAGAACCTTCTCCAAGAGCTCGGCACTCATTAGTCACCAAAGAAtccatacaggagagaaaccatatgaaTGTGCTGAATGTGGGAAAAGCTTCAGTAAGAGCTCCACACTGGCTAACCACCAGCGAACCCACACTGGGGAGAAGCCATATAAATGCACGGATTGTGGGAAGTGCTTCAGTGAACGCTCCAAGCTCATCACTCACCAGAGAGTGCACACGGGAGAGAAGCCCTACAAATGTCTCGAGTGTGGAAAATTCTTCCGTGACCGTTCTAATCTCATTACTCATCAGAggattcacacaggagagaagccttATAAGTGCCGAGAGTGTGGGAAATGCTTCAACCAGAGCTCTAGCCTCATTATTCATCAGAGAATCCACACTGGAGAAAAACCCTACAAGTGCTTGGAATGTGGCAAAGACTTCAACAATAGCTCCCACTTCAGTGCCCACCGGAGAACTCACGTAGGAGGGAAAGTGTCCTAG
- the ZSCAN20 gene encoding zinc finger and SCAN domain-containing protein 20 isoform X1 has product MAVALDSRARASPPPELEELLIVKLEEDAWRSESRPQEKDRSPVPGPEASRQRFRQFQYRDASGPHEAFSQLWALCCRWLRPEVHLKEQILELLVLEQFLTILPREVQAWVQARHPENGEEAVALVEDWHREAQAAGQQEPESCREETRSLKDSQSFQLQSADHWPKRQSQRQWVCHLGPDLPEHLDTKMAPQALKESAVLTPRVPTLPKMGSVGDWEVAAESQEAPGPGKHAEKKFHKDAPGDNCGNGVSLGVLVSKPNIISQQEQEPEFWGLSLTHSGKSAADYSLDKEPVKPSPALAWRDAKAWEDQFPWDVEDMKVSGVHWGYEETKTFLAILSESPFSEKLRTCHQNRQVYRAIAERLRARGFLRTLEQCRYRVKNLLRNYRKAKSSHPPGTCPFYEELEALVRARTAIRAASGPGEAVELPRLGDSDAEAEEQEEGSWEPEETAEACNGDDLATGKSAQGPRIPGGPALFQSRIAGVHWGYEETKAFLTILSESPFSEKLRTCHQNSQVYRAIAERLCAQGFLRTLEQCRYRFKNLLRSYRKAKSSHPPGTCPFYEELDSLVRARTAVRAVGPVREAVGLPVSGPSSTEADDQEAWDEMADEDAIKPPTPGPKTPDTGFEMRHEEEDQSSEQDIFEDLPGALSKCTTDIVCHPHEWGESSENENGEELSGILPQEQWEECSSEEDLEKLIDHQGLYLAEKPYKCDTCVKSFSRTSQFITHQRTHIGEKPYKCFKCGKSFSDRSNLNTHQRIHTGEKPYRCLECGKSFSDHSNLVTHQRIHTGLKPYKCGECWKSFNQSSNLLKHQRIHLGGNSDHCSEPRENFGQNASFSAHWRNLTEETSDQPQNAINNLNSPGPHSTTSGEKLYQCSECGRTFSKSSALISHQRIHTGEKPYECAECGKSFSKSSTLANHQRTHTGEKPYKCTDCGKCFSERSKLITHQRVHTGEKPYKCLECGKFFRDRSNLITHQRIHTGEKPYKCRECGKCFNQSSSLIIHQRIHTGEKPYKCLECGKDFNNSSHFSAHRRTHVGGKVS; this is encoded by the exons ATGGCTGTAGCCCTGGACTCCCGGGCCCGGGCCTCTCCCCCACCAGAGCTGGAGGAACTCCTGATTGTGAAACTGGAGGAGGATGCGTGGAGATCAGAATCCAGACCTCAGGAGAAGGACCGCAGCCCTGTCCCTGGCCCTGAGGCCTCCCGCCAGCGCTTCCGGCAGTTCCAGTACAGGGATGCCTCCGGCCCCCACGAGGCCTTCAGCCAGCTCTGGGCGCTCTGCTGTCGCTGGCTGAGGCCGGAGGTCCATCTCAAAGAACAGATCCTGGAGCTACTGGTGCTAGAGCAGTTCCTGACCATCTTACCCAGGGAGGTGCAGGCCTGGGTGCAGGCGCGGCACCCCGAGAACGGCGAGGAGGCGGTGGCCCTGGTGGAGGATTGGCACCGAGAGGCCCAGGCTGCAGGACAGCAG GAACCAGAATCGTGCAGAGAAGAAACCAGGTCCTTAAAGGACTCTCAGAGCTTTCAGCTGCAGTCAGCGGACCACTGGCCTAAGCGACAGTCCCAGAGGCAGTGGGTATGCCATCTAGGCCCTGATCTTCCCGAGCATCTGGACACCAAGATGGCGCCCCAGGCCTTGAAAGAGAGTG CTGTCCTCACTCCCCGAGTCCCTACTCTCCCAAAGATGGGGAGCGTTGGCGATTGGGAGGTGGCAGCTGAGTCACAG GAAGCCCCAGGCCCTGGCAAACATGCTGAGAAGAAGTTTCACAAGGACGCCCCAGGAGACAACTGTGGGAACGGTGTGTCCCTGG GAGTTCTAGTTTCAAAACCAAATATTATCTCCCAGCAAGAGCAGGAACCAGAATTTTGGGGTCTGAGTCTTACACATTCTGGAAAAAGCGCTGCAGATTACAGCCTGGATAAGGAGCCAGTAAAACCATCTCCAGCATTGGCCTGGAGGGACGCAAAGGCCTGGGAAGATCAGTTCCCGTGGGACGTGGAGGACATGAAGGTGTCAGGTGTGCACTGGGGCTACGAGGAGACCAAGACTTTCCTGGCAATTCTGAGTGAGTCCCCTTTCTCTGAAAAGCTCCGGACCTGTCACCAGAACCGCCAGGTGTACCGGGCCATTGCAGAGCGGCTGAGGGCGCGGGGCTTCCTGCGGACCCTGGAGCAGTGTCGCTACAGGGTCAAAAACCTCCTACGGAATTACCGGAAAGCCAAGAGCAGCCACCCACCGGGGACCTGCCCTTTCTACGAGGAACTGGAGGCCTTGGTGAGGGCGCGGACGGCCATCAGGGCTGCCAGCGGCCCAGGCGAGGCTGTGGAGCTCCCCAGGCTGGGGGACAGTGACGCAGAGGCggaagagcaggaggaagggagctgggagcCAGAGGAAACGGCAGAGGCCTGTAATGGCGATGACCTGGCCACTGGCAAGTCCGCCCAGGGGCCCAGGATTCCAGGCGGCCCGGCTCTATTCCAGAGTCGCATAG CAGGTGTGCACTGGGGCTACGAGGAGACCAAGGCCTTCCTGACCATTCTCAGTGAGTCCCCCTTCTCTGAAAAGCTCCGGACCTGTCACCAGAACAGCCAGGTGTACCGGGCCATTGCAGAGCGGCTGTGTGCACAGGGCTTCCTGCGGACCCTGGAGCAGTGTCGCTACAGATTCAAAAACCTCCTTCGAAGCTACCGGAAAGCCAAGAGCAGCCACCCACCGGGGACCTGCCCCTTCTACGAGGAACTGGACTCGCTGGTGAGGGCGCGGACTGCAGTCAGAGCCGTGGGGCCCGTCAGGGAGGCAGTGGGTCTCCCTGTATCTGGGCCGAGCAGTACAGAGGCTGACGACCAGGAGGCCTGGGATGAGATGGCAGATGAAGATGCCATCAAACCTCCAACCCCAGGTCCTAAAACTCCAGACACTG GTTTTGAGATGAGGCATGAGGAAGAAGACCAGAGTTCAGAGCAGGATATTTTTGAGGATTTGCCTGGAGCACTATCAAAATGTACTACAGACATTGTTTGCCACCCACACGAGTGGGGGGAAAGcagtgaaaatgaaaatggagaagagcTGTCAGGAATTCTACCACAGGAACAGTGGGAAGAATGTTCTTCTGAAGAGGACTTAGAAAAACTGATTGACCATCAAGGCCTGTATCTGGCAGAGAAACCCTACAAGTGTGACACATGCGTGAAAAGCTTCAGTCGGACCTCCCAGTTCATTACCCACCAGCGGACACACATAGGGGAGAAGCCCTACAAGTGCTTCAAATGTGGGAAAAGCTTTAGTGACCGCTCCAACCTCAATACCCACCAGAGAatccacactggagagaagccctaCAGATGCCTCGAATGTGGGAAAAGCTTTAGTGACCACTCCAACCTTGTCACCCACCAGAGAATCCACACAGGGCTAAAGCCCTATAAATGTGGGGAATGTTGGAAGAGCTTCAACCAGAGCTCAAACCTTCTGAAACACCAGAGGATCCACTTGGGAGGAAATTCTGATCATTGTAGTGAACCCAGGGAAAACTTTGGCCAAAATGCATCCTTTAGTGCTCACTGGAGGAACTTAACAGAGGAGACATCTGACCAGCCTCAGAATGCTATTAATAATTTGAATTCTCCTGGACCACACAGTACCACCTCGGGGGAGAAGCTTTATCAGTGTTCTGAATGTGGAAGAACCTTCTCCAAGAGCTCGGCACTCATTAGTCACCAAAGAAtccatacaggagagaaaccatatgaaTGTGCTGAATGTGGGAAAAGCTTCAGTAAGAGCTCCACACTGGCTAACCACCAGCGAACCCACACTGGGGAGAAGCCATATAAATGCACGGATTGTGGGAAGTGCTTCAGTGAACGCTCCAAGCTCATCACTCACCAGAGAGTGCACACGGGAGAGAAGCCCTACAAATGTCTCGAGTGTGGAAAATTCTTCCGTGACCGTTCTAATCTCATTACTCATCAGAggattcacacaggagagaagccttATAAGTGCCGAGAGTGTGGGAAATGCTTCAACCAGAGCTCTAGCCTCATTATTCATCAGAGAATCCACACTGGAGAAAAACCCTACAAGTGCTTGGAATGTGGCAAAGACTTCAACAATAGCTCCCACTTCAGTGCCCACCGGAGAACTCACGTAGGAGGGAAAGTGTCCTAG
- the LOC136399923 gene encoding LOW QUALITY PROTEIN: toll-like receptor 12 (The sequence of the model RefSeq protein was modified relative to this genomic sequence to represent the inferred CDS: inserted 5 bases in 4 codons; substituted 2 bases at 2 genomic stop codons) produces MGRHLLLPGLLLSLPLTVGWTTSNCLVTEGSQLCLVSYLSLCCLDASLSLFAARSSVTNLTQALEAMPQNVEGLCLGGPTSVLTPDAFFYFLDLKALRLNLRLPQLLPGALWGSGKLQKWSFLGIPSDDLFLPPXAFGDLSSLQYLAFGGXCLNGSSGLWLPPSLRHLSINSGCLQKVGKLVDIFPDLVPGPSSGDAWTLDMLDLSDNRQLKMASPGALQGLKLGTLNLAHTKMKAVTVMGLGLQRLDALSVAFTDTAELPAGAVAHFELQELNLRFMQVGHISLEALASCQSLSNLILQSSCLTDLPPGFLAALPRLQRLNLSNNQLRSAMLCPNETGAVSGLQVLDLSNTGLRALDLVFSCLSQLRELRLQGNQLVWLEGQVFQSLRRLEVLGLGKNPLTSLGAGWLAPLPALTTLNLLDTHKVLSPAWDFWGPENLHNLKLQLSSSSSGAALSLPTKLTSLELHAVPGRKLWKLASPVFPVLQNLTLNGWGLQLETPNVTKIFPALCQLSLLGNSLEALCSQDIPSLFPWLHPMLQYLRVEGNGHSLRPCRITGLPSLXELQVXKLQSLARPRRLPVLLEELVGELPRLQVLRLAQTGMETLSAAAFQGLGCLQVXVLDRETGLRLDGSLQAHSPQMPQHMYILRTSLACQCANAWVGPWLEQSSRTYVHIQSHQLCQTEAGGHRKKPLFPFLWSHCPKTLGLEVFWGSSALLFLLISLPLLQDARNSWILYLQALFRAWLQDLRGQRSEGQRFLHDVFVSHCRQEQAWVVQELLPTLEGGWGLRLCLPERDFEPGQDVADNVAESMASSQVMLYVLCHQALHTPRCRLELCLATSLLLTATRPPVMLLVFLEPVSRHQLPCYXAWLLRRGDYCMWPKEDERKDDFWDWLGRRLEQAGLG; encoded by the exons ATGGGCAGACATTTGCTGCTGCCTGGTCTGCTCCTGTCCCTTCCTCTGACTGTGGGTTGGACCACTTCCAACTGCTTAGTGACCGAAGGCTCCCAGCTGTGCCTGGTCTCATATCTCTCCTTGTGCTGCTTGGACGCCAGCCTGTCCCTCTTTGCAGCACGCTCCTCTGTGACCAACCTGACACAGGCCTTGGAGGCTATGCCGCAGAACGTGGAGGGGCTCTGTCTTGGCGGTCCCACTTCGGTTCTGACCCCGGATGCCTTCTTCTACTTTCTTGACCTCAAGGCCCTGAGGCTGAATCTACGTCTCCCCCAGCTCCTGCCAGGAGCCCTCTGGGGCTCGGGGAAGTTGCAGAAATGGTCCTTCTTAGGCATTCCTTCGGATGACCTCTTCCTACCCC GTGCCTTTGGGGACCTGAGCTCCCTCCAATACCTAGCTTTTGGGG TTTGCCTGAATGGGAGCTCGGGGCTCTGGCTGCCTCCCAGTCTACGGCATCTGTCCATCAATTCTGGTTGCCTTCAGAAGGTGGGGAAATTGGTTGACATCTTCCCAGACCTGGTGCCCGGTCCCTCCTCTGGTGATGCCTGGACTCTGGACATGCTGGACCTGTCAGACAACAGGCAGCTGAAGATGGCCAGTCCTGGGGCCCTGCAGGGCCTCAAGCTGGGGACTCTGAATCTGGCCCACACAAAGATGAAGGCGGTCACAGTGATGGGACTGGGGCTGCAGAGGCTGGATGCCCTGTCTGTGGCGTTTACGGACACGGCCGAGCTGCCTGCTGGGGCTGTTGCCCACTTTGAACTGCAAGAGCTGAATTTGAGATTCATGCAGGTAGGACACATATCTCTGGAGGCCCTGGCTTCCTGCCAGAGCCTGAGCAACTTGATTCTTCAGAGCAGTTGCCTGACTGACCTGCCCCCAGGTTTCCTGGCTGCCCTGCCCAGGCTTCAGAGACTGAACCTGAGTAACAACCAGCTGCGGAGCGCCATGCTGTGTCCGAATGAGACCGGGGCAGTGTCAGGGCTGCAGGTCCTGGATCTGTCCAACACTGGGCTGCGGGCCCTGGATCT TGTGTTCTCCTGTCTGTCCCAGCTGCGGGAGCTGCGGCTTCAGGGAAACCAGCTGGTTTGGCTGGAAGGCCAGGTATTCCAGAGCTTAAGGAGGCTGGAGGTGTTGGGCTTGGGTAAAAATCCACTGACGTCCCTGGGTGCGGGCTGGTTGGCCCCTCTGCCCGCACTGACCACCCTAAACCTGCTGGATACCCACAAGGTGCTGAGCCCAGCCTGGGACTTCTGGGGCCCAGAGAATCTGCACAACCTGAAACTGCAGTTGTCCTCTAGCTCTTCTGGGGCAGCACTGTCCCTGCCCACGAAGCTGACCAGCTTGGAGCTTCACGCAGTGCCAGGCAGGAAGCTTTGGAAGCTGGCTTCTCCTGTCTTTCCAGTCTTGCAGAACCTGACTCTAAACGGCTGGGGACTGCAGCTGGAGACCCCTAATGTCACCAAGATCTTCCCTGCCCTTTGCCAGCTCTCTTTGCTTGGCAATAGCTTGGAGGCCCTCTGCTCCCAGGACATCCCCAGCCTCTTCCCCTGGCTGCACCCTATGCTCCAGTATCTGAGAGTAGAGGGGAACGGGCACAGCCTCAGGCCATGCCGCATCACGGGGCTGCCCAGCCTATAGGAGCTGCAGG GGAAGCTGCAGTCTCTAGCCCGGCCCCGCCGGCTCCCCGTGCTGCTCGAGGAGCTGGTGGGCGAGCTGCCCAGGCTCCAGGTGCTGCGCCTGGCCCAGACGGGGATGGAGACCCTGTCTGCTGCTGCTTTCCAGGGCCTGGGATGTCTCCAGGTCTAAGTGCTAGACAGGGAGACAGGCCTCAGGCTGGATGGCAGTCTCCAGGCACACAGTCCCCAGATGCCACAGCACATGTATATTCTGAGAACGTCCTTGGCCTGCCAGTGTGCCAATGCCTGGGTGGGGCCCTGGCTTGAGCAGTCCTCCAGAACATATGTGCATATACAATCACACCAGCTGTGCCAGACAGAAGCTGGGGGCCACCGCAAGAAgccccttttcccctttctctggaGTCACTGCCCCAAGACTTTGGGGTTGGAAGTCTTTTGGGGCAGCTCTGCCCTGCTGTTTCTGCTGATCTCCTTGCCCCTCCTGCAAGACGCCAGGAACTCCTGGATCCTCTATCTCCAGGCTTTGTTCAGGGCTTGGCTTCAGGATCTGAGGGGTCAGAGGAGTGAAGGCCAGAGGTTTCTCCATGATGTCTTTGTGTCCCACTGTAGGCAAGAGCAGGCCTGGGTGGTGCAGGAGCTGCTGCCTACTTTGGAGGGCGGATGGGGGCTGCGCCTCTGCCTCCCTGAGCGGGATTTTGAGCCAGGCCAGGATGTGGCCGATAATGTGGCAGAGAGCATGGCAAGCAGCCAGGTCATGCTTTATGTGCTGTGCCACCAGGCCCTGCACACTCCACGCTGCCGACTGGAGCTCTGCCTTGCCACCTCCCTCCTGCTGACTGCCACCCGCCCCCCAGTGATGCTGCTGGTCTTCCTGGAGCCTGTCTCTCGCCACCAGCTCCCCTGCTA CGCCTGGCTGCTCCGCAGAGGGGACTATTGCATGTGGCCcaaggaagatgaaagaaaggacGACTTCTGGGATTGGCTGGGAAGAAGGCTAGAGCAAGCTGGGTTGGGCTAG